One window of Ignavibacteriales bacterium genomic DNA carries:
- a CDS encoding DUF4185 domain-containing protein: MNLKKFKYLTIAISLSVLPFFNGCLFESVKQPTSAQPGEIIDVSLTITDNIVPEPNAHKGILGIIAPVDWELISASYSSVLGNGTLSISSEWKDSIDLYYPANQFGSNMKWIVLISDQGYAYNNISSFNVQLKLKVGQTQGCFNLGYLTTKATSGLVSSGNPTWVSISYPHPIGVPDSNLCRVTYKTRSAVEWNNLLDRKSGWTGADGIYSIPLNEYDAPSNNPAGNQLILFSDTFIGEVDSSNHRLNAKLVNNTLALLQSNNPDSNEIKFFWGKDSGNSPKAVFVPATPNAKPGDWYWLMDGISLSDTIYVFALRLNGTIGGLGFEVNGVALLKFTLDEQKFISNVQQFDTPLFVKNEAANWEIVLGQAIMPMTSNSGNPFPDGYIYIYGPRSGSTGKELVAARVLPEEIENFSLWQFWNRTNWVSGIENCAPITNGISQEFSVSPVKDGNYLLVFQTSNSVAIKIGESPTGPFGISQSIYNCPEILIDPDIFVYNAKAHPNLSNLDELLISYNVNSYSFWDHFNNADIYRPRFIYLTINDSTTSVTNNDNNLPADFKLNQNYPNPFNPSTRISFSVPKKSNISIKIFNALGEMISEILNRNYSAGNCEISFDASSILGGLASGVYFYRMEAGEFVQTKKMILIR, encoded by the coding sequence ATGAACTTGAAGAAATTTAAATATTTGACAATCGCAATATCACTTTCTGTTTTGCCTTTTTTTAATGGGTGTTTATTTGAATCGGTTAAACAACCAACATCTGCACAGCCCGGAGAAATTATTGATGTTAGTTTGACAATAACTGATAATATAGTACCGGAACCAAATGCGCACAAAGGAATACTTGGTATTATTGCTCCAGTCGATTGGGAATTGATATCAGCATCGTATTCTTCCGTTTTAGGTAATGGAACTCTAAGTATTTCTTCTGAATGGAAGGATTCCATAGATCTATATTATCCGGCTAATCAGTTTGGATCAAATATGAAATGGATTGTTCTGATCTCTGATCAGGGTTATGCCTATAATAATATCAGTTCATTTAATGTTCAATTGAAATTGAAAGTTGGACAAACACAGGGATGTTTTAATCTTGGATATTTAACAACAAAAGCTACTTCGGGATTAGTATCTTCAGGAAATCCAACCTGGGTTTCAATTTCTTATCCGCATCCTATTGGTGTTCCGGATTCAAATTTATGCCGGGTTACTTATAAAACTCGTTCTGCTGTGGAATGGAATAATCTTCTTGATAGAAAAAGCGGCTGGACAGGAGCAGATGGAATTTACTCAATTCCATTAAATGAATATGATGCCCCTTCAAATAATCCGGCTGGCAATCAATTAATTTTATTTAGCGATACATTTATTGGTGAAGTTGATAGCTCCAACCACAGACTTAATGCTAAGCTTGTAAATAATACTTTAGCTTTATTGCAAAGTAACAATCCAGATTCAAATGAAATTAAATTTTTCTGGGGGAAAGATTCTGGTAATTCTCCTAAGGCGGTTTTTGTTCCTGCTACACCAAATGCAAAACCAGGGGATTGGTACTGGTTGATGGATGGAATTTCATTAAGCGATACCATTTATGTTTTTGCTCTGCGGTTAAATGGTACTATCGGGGGCTTGGGTTTTGAAGTAAATGGAGTGGCTTTATTAAAGTTTACTTTGGATGAACAGAAATTTATTTCCAATGTTCAACAGTTTGATACACCGTTGTTTGTTAAAAATGAAGCCGCTAATTGGGAAATTGTTTTGGGACAGGCTATAATGCCAATGACAAGTAATTCCGGTAATCCGTTTCCTGATGGATATATTTATATTTATGGACCACGAAGCGGTTCAACTGGAAAGGAACTTGTAGCTGCCCGTGTTCTTCCTGAAGAAATAGAAAACTTTTCTCTATGGCAATTTTGGAACCGAACTAATTGGGTGAGTGGGATTGAAAACTGTGCTCCGATAACCAATGGCATATCACAGGAATTCAGTGTATCCCCGGTTAAAGACGGAAATTATTTATTAGTTTTTCAAACTAGTAATAGCGTTGCAATTAAAATTGGTGAAAGCCCAACTGGTCCATTTGGTATTTCCCAATCCATTTATAATTGTCCAGAAATTTTAATCGATCCTGATATTTTTGTTTATAACGCAAAAGCTCATCCAAATTTATCTAACCTTGATGAATTGCTGATTAGTTACAACGTGAACTCATATAGTTTTTGGGATCATTTTAACAATGCTGATATTTATAGACCCAGATTTATTTATCTAACAATTAATGATTCCACTACATCAGTAACAAATAATGATAATAATTTACCGGCTGACTTTAAGCTAAATCAGAATTATCCTAATCCTTTCAATCCATCAACAAGAATATCTTTTAGTGTTCCAAAGAAATCGAATATTTCTATAAAAATATTCAATGCACTTGGTGAGATGATTTCTGAAATATTAAATAGAAATTATAGTGCTGGCAATTGTGAAATTAGTTTCGATGCTTCATCCATCTTGGGAGGATTGGCATCAGGAGTTTATTTCTACAGAATGGAAGCCGGTGAATTTGTTCAAACAAAAAAAATGATTTTAATTAGATAA
- a CDS encoding PorV/PorQ family protein — MKRLSKILITIILMLIPIKENLAQLDYGFDFSKSGTAGLQFLKIGTGAKESAMGEAVTSLVNDANSVFWNPSGIAYVENFQVFFSHNSWIANSKHNSAVFAFPMATFVFAISAATLQIAEFEETTALLPDGTGRMVSAGDYVFGLAAARRFTDRLSIGMQVKYVHEKLDDYSINNILFDVGAIYATGFRDLTLGFSLQHFGPDMRLLNQDFRTPLLFRISASDKLKISEDFILTGAAELVHPTDNNEWVNLGAELQLLKYIAVRGGHRINVDEGKWSLGLGLTPPVFGGISTRFDYAFVLSENVFDNVHRFSVMIGLN, encoded by the coding sequence ATGAAAAGATTATCTAAAATTTTAATAACAATAATTTTGATGCTGATTCCGATTAAAGAAAATCTTGCTCAGCTTGATTACGGTTTTGATTTTTCTAAATCCGGAACCGCTGGATTACAATTTCTAAAAATTGGTACCGGAGCAAAAGAAAGTGCAATGGGAGAAGCAGTTACAAGTCTTGTAAACGATGCAAATTCAGTATTCTGGAATCCTTCAGGAATTGCTTATGTAGAAAACTTTCAAGTATTTTTTTCGCATAATAGTTGGATTGCAAACAGTAAACATAATTCGGCTGTGTTTGCTTTTCCAATGGCGACTTTTGTTTTTGCAATAAGTGCTGCAACTCTTCAGATAGCTGAGTTTGAAGAAACAACAGCACTATTACCCGATGGAACCGGAAGAATGGTAAGCGCCGGAGATTATGTGTTTGGTTTAGCTGCTGCAAGAAGATTTACAGATCGGCTATCGATTGGAATGCAGGTAAAATATGTTCATGAGAAACTTGATGATTATTCAATCAATAATATCCTTTTTGATGTGGGAGCCATTTACGCTACAGGATTCAGAGATTTAACACTCGGATTTTCACTTCAACATTTTGGACCCGATATGCGTTTGTTAAATCAGGACTTCAGAACACCGCTTCTTTTCAGAATAAGCGCTTCAGATAAATTAAAGATCAGTGAAGATTTCATTTTAACTGGTGCTGCAGAACTTGTTCACCCAACTGATAATAATGAATGGGTGAATCTCGGTGCTGAACTTCAATTATTAAAATATATTGCAGTAAGAGGAGGACATAGAATTAATGTTGATGAGGGAAAGTGGAGTTTAGGATTGGGATTAACCCCACCGGTATTTGGTGGTATATCAACCAGATTTGATTACGCTTTTGTTCTTTCAGAAAATGTTTTTGATAACGTGCACAGGTTTTCAGTAATGATAGGACTTAATTAA
- a CDS encoding TonB-dependent receptor: MIDKKTGEKLPGANVTIIGTTYGSATNLNGEYFILQVPPGEYTLKFSVIGYKDFIVQDVKVSSELTTRIDAELEETTLDIGGVVVVIAQRPVIQKDVTASIQFLGAEEMIRLPVIDAKEGLFVQAGVFLDPIPVVGGLGSAGRGETRYSIRGGSQDEIKWFFDGVRTASLVNGRADWGGSFTNLNMNSIQEVQIMTGGFTAEYGEAQSGVISVVTKEGGEKFNASIDYIYGFPGQHHFGNYLYDPGTQKEFIDNTLPDGSLNPAWWTPYRQNQIYDYRKIPDHTLYASFGGPLLTLNEIPVRFFLSTQFKRQAYSLPHPRPSRNTENLFFNLSTRGKDIRLRLNGTYNHDAHSTLQENGDFTSQAKYYRGWGSLIDTYNWSLAGLFTHVVNNDLFYELKLSSYNIDFHESPSEFTELGRSKNPTLFGFMRYDGYEDEPFDQFSPVLKNKVSSGDVSLVGNLNWQFNSSNLLKAGFEFRYNTYSEKESSRFPSFTENPDDWINRGLNETYHPLQFAFYIQNKMEFESMILNIGLRYDYFDPNRMWFERSNYFNLAIDPLYDATKDPDLDQVDSLGRVKYSYENVLNKKRIPAKSYNMISPRFGVSFPITENSLLHFNYGHYYQMPPLDQMFEFLYFKPVNLVEKIIAERILAAQQGREPNHIPSNDGDPERVVAYTVEPLKPQKTIMFEVGIKHNFSDFIVLDVTAFYKDVFDQTDERVGLFDRSVKGYDPFKNQISPNQSFAAFFPGDYGDSRGFEISLRSLFSKYMNIDLNYSFSKSTTGRASPKRVTFDANGNATYEWDTEVNKRIPTERSFSRPHILRANLFLSYPEPEENSVINSIMSGMSLSILYRFVSGQTFTYLQPNDPPDTYDNYRYPASHNVDLKIDKLIKISGSHEFTVYLQITNLLNTKNLRSYGDVVFDANATKDYVESGKISSVDASGYDISWQNYYDKRRFYFGVKYSF; the protein is encoded by the coding sequence GTGATTGATAAAAAAACTGGTGAAAAACTCCCCGGTGCAAATGTAACAATAATCGGAACAACTTACGGATCGGCTACAAATTTAAATGGGGAATATTTTATTCTGCAGGTTCCGCCTGGTGAGTACACACTTAAATTTTCTGTAATTGGTTATAAAGATTTTATTGTGCAGGATGTTAAAGTTAGCTCTGAGCTTACTACTAGAATTGATGCTGAGCTTGAGGAAACTACCCTGGATATTGGTGGTGTAGTAGTTGTAATTGCGCAAAGACCGGTCATTCAGAAGGATGTTACTGCAAGCATTCAATTTCTTGGTGCGGAAGAAATGATAAGATTACCTGTTATCGATGCAAAAGAAGGATTGTTCGTTCAAGCGGGAGTTTTCTTAGATCCAATTCCTGTTGTTGGTGGATTAGGTTCTGCCGGAAGAGGTGAAACCAGATATTCAATAAGAGGCGGAAGCCAGGATGAAATTAAATGGTTCTTTGATGGAGTTAGAACTGCATCGCTGGTAAATGGTAGAGCGGATTGGGGTGGCTCTTTTACTAATCTTAATATGAATTCCATTCAGGAAGTTCAGATAATGACAGGCGGGTTTACTGCAGAATACGGTGAAGCGCAATCAGGAGTAATTAGCGTTGTAACTAAAGAAGGTGGGGAAAAATTTAATGCGTCCATAGATTATATTTATGGGTTTCCAGGTCAGCATCATTTTGGAAATTATCTTTACGATCCTGGTACACAAAAAGAATTTATTGATAATACACTTCCTGATGGCTCGCTTAACCCAGCCTGGTGGACACCTTACAGGCAAAATCAAATATATGATTATCGGAAAATTCCGGATCACACACTTTATGCAAGCTTTGGCGGACCATTGCTAACATTGAATGAAATACCTGTTAGATTTTTTCTCTCAACTCAATTTAAAAGACAGGCATATTCACTTCCTCACCCTCGTCCTTCACGGAACACTGAAAATTTATTCTTTAATCTTTCAACACGCGGAAAGGATATTAGACTTAGACTTAATGGAACTTATAATCATGATGCGCATTCAACTCTTCAGGAAAATGGAGATTTTACAAGCCAGGCAAAGTATTACCGAGGTTGGGGTTCTTTAATAGATACCTACAACTGGAGCCTTGCAGGTTTGTTTACACATGTTGTTAATAATGATCTGTTTTATGAATTAAAACTAAGTTCATATAACATAGATTTTCATGAAAGTCCAAGCGAGTTTACTGAATTAGGAAGAAGTAAGAATCCAACACTTTTTGGTTTTATGAGATATGATGGTTATGAGGATGAACCTTTCGATCAATTTTCTCCGGTTCTAAAAAATAAGGTTTCATCGGGAGATGTTTCGCTTGTAGGAAATCTGAACTGGCAATTCAATTCGAGTAATCTTTTAAAAGCGGGGTTTGAATTCCGTTATAATACTTATTCTGAAAAAGAAAGCTCGAGATTTCCATCTTTTACAGAAAATCCAGACGATTGGATAAATAGAGGACTGAATGAAACATATCATCCACTTCAATTTGCTTTTTACATTCAAAATAAAATGGAATTTGAAAGTATGATTTTAAATATTGGATTACGTTACGATTATTTTGATCCGAATAGAATGTGGTTTGAAAGATCAAATTATTTTAATCTTGCTATTGATCCTTTATATGATGCAACAAAAGATCCGGATCTTGATCAGGTGGATTCTCTTGGCAGAGTTAAATATTCCTACGAAAATGTGCTTAACAAAAAACGGATTCCTGCAAAATCCTATAATATGATAAGCCCGCGCTTTGGTGTGTCATTCCCGATTACAGAAAATTCGCTGCTCCATTTTAATTACGGGCATTACTATCAAATGCCGCCATTAGATCAAATGTTTGAGTTCCTTTACTTTAAACCTGTTAACCTTGTTGAAAAAATTATTGCAGAAAGAATTCTTGCGGCACAGCAAGGCAGGGAACCGAATCATATTCCATCGAATGATGGTGACCCTGAAAGAGTAGTAGCTTATACAGTTGAACCACTCAAACCTCAAAAAACTATAATGTTTGAAGTTGGAATTAAGCACAACTTTAGTGACTTCATTGTTTTGGATGTTACGGCATTTTATAAAGATGTATTTGATCAGACTGATGAGCGGGTTGGATTGTTTGACAGATCGGTTAAAGGATACGATCCATTTAAAAATCAAATTTCACCAAATCAATCTTTTGCTGCCTTTTTTCCGGGAGACTACGGAGATTCAAGAGGATTTGAAATTTCGCTTAGATCTCTTTTTAGCAAATACATGAACATCGATCTCAATTACAGCTTTTCAAAATCAACGACTGGAAGAGCGAGTCCTAAAAGAGTTACGTTTGATGCGAATGGTAATGCCACTTACGAATGGGATACTGAAGTGAACAAAAGAATTCCGACAGAAAGAAGTTTTAGCCGTCCGCATATTCTTCGGGCAAATCTATTTTTAAGTTATCCAGAACCTGAAGAAAATTCAGTTATAAATTCAATAATGAGCGGAATGAGTTTGAGCATTCTTTACAGATTTGTAAGCGGTCAGACATTTACTTATCTGCAGCCAAATGATCCACCAGATACTTATGATAATTACCGCTATCCAGCAAGCCATAATGTTGATTTGAAAATTGATAAGCTGATAAAAATATCCGGCTCGCATGAATTTACTGTTTATTTACAAATCACAAATCTTTTAAATACAAAAAACCTTCGTTCGTATGGGGATGTAGTTTTTGATGCAAACGCAACCAAAGATTATGTGGAATCAGGAAAAATTTCTTCAGTTGATGCTTCTGGCTATGATATTAGCTGGCAGAATTATTATGATAAACGACGTTTTTATTTTGGCGTTAAATATTCATTCTAA
- a CDS encoding carbohydrate ABC transporter permease: protein MKIPQSRKIIKSTFLYLLLSAFALFFIIPFLWILSTSLKGDAQIFTIPPQWIPTVFHWDNYSKVFERIPFLLFVKNSVFVSAITITGTVLSSSIVAYSFACLNWPGKNFLFIIVLASMMLPIQVIMIPVFVFFKEIGWLNSFKPLTLPSFLGGSAFNIFLLRQFFLSIPKDLLDSARIDGCSEFRIYWNIVLPNAKPALATVAILTFMFSWNDFLGPLIYLSDQAKGTIALGLGMFVGQNVTEWSLLMAASMLMMLPMLLIFFVFQKYFIQGFIMSGLKD, encoded by the coding sequence GTGAAAATTCCCCAAAGCAGAAAAATTATTAAAAGCACTTTTCTATATCTTCTGCTGTCTGCCTTTGCTTTATTCTTTATCATTCCATTCTTGTGGATTCTTTCAACCTCCCTTAAAGGAGATGCACAAATATTTACTATCCCTCCGCAATGGATTCCGACGGTGTTTCATTGGGATAATTATTCTAAAGTTTTTGAAAGGATTCCATTTCTTTTATTTGTGAAAAATTCAGTTTTTGTTTCAGCAATAACAATCACCGGTACCGTATTATCCAGTTCCATTGTTGCATATTCTTTTGCCTGTCTTAATTGGCCCGGTAAAAACTTTTTATTCATTATTGTTCTTGCATCTATGATGTTACCAATCCAGGTAATTATGATCCCGGTCTTTGTCTTTTTTAAAGAGATCGGATGGTTGAATAGTTTTAAACCGCTTACGCTTCCATCATTCCTGGGCGGAAGCGCATTTAATATTTTTCTTCTAAGACAATTTTTCCTTTCAATCCCAAAAGATCTTTTAGATTCTGCAAGGATTGATGGTTGTTCAGAATTCAGAATCTATTGGAATATTGTTTTACCCAATGCAAAACCTGCTCTTGCTACAGTTGCAATATTAACTTTTATGTTTTCGTGGAATGATTTTCTTGGTCCATTAATTTATTTATCAGATCAGGCAAAAGGAACTATCGCACTGGGTCTGGGAATGTTTGTTGGTCAGAATGTTACGGAATGGTCTTTGTTAATGGCTGCATCAATGTTGATGATGTTACCGATGCTTTTAATTTTTTTCGTATTCCAGAAATATTTTATTCAAGGTTTTATAATGAGCGGCTTAAAAGATTGA
- a CDS encoding sugar ABC transporter permease → MINLKINKLNKQQATSGILFMVPWFIGFLIFGLYPMIMSIYYSLCRYDVLRIPQFIGLGNYQKLIFEDPYFWTSISNTLVYTILRVPLCIIGSLLLAVLVNNAVSGVKFFRTIYFIPSIVTGVVLSVVWLWMFNPQFGLINSFLAYMGIPGPLWLLDPNWSKPSMVLMSVWSIGGGRMLVFLAALQGIPKHLYEAVDIDGGGWLAKFRNITIPMLSPVIFLWSVLEIIFSLQVFVEAYIMTQGGPLNSTMFYNLYLYNKAFNDFEMGYASALAWLLLVISLVITVIQFRLSKRWVHYDGGAR, encoded by the coding sequence ATGATCAATTTAAAAATAAATAAGTTAAACAAACAGCAGGCAACCTCTGGAATCCTTTTTATGGTGCCTTGGTTTATTGGATTTCTTATTTTTGGGCTCTACCCAATGATCATGTCTATTTACTATAGCTTATGCCGGTATGATGTTTTAAGAATTCCACAATTTATTGGATTAGGAAATTATCAGAAATTGATTTTTGAAGATCCATATTTCTGGACTTCAATATCAAACACTTTAGTTTATACAATACTCAGAGTTCCACTTTGCATCATCGGTTCCTTACTGCTGGCGGTATTGGTAAATAATGCAGTTAGCGGTGTAAAATTTTTTAGAACTATTTATTTCATCCCTTCAATTGTTACCGGGGTTGTTCTATCAGTAGTTTGGTTGTGGATGTTCAATCCCCAGTTTGGATTAATAAATTCCTTCCTTGCATATATGGGAATCCCTGGACCACTATGGCTGCTTGATCCAAATTGGTCAAAACCATCAATGGTGCTAATGAGTGTATGGTCAATTGGTGGCGGAAGAATGCTGGTATTCCTTGCTGCTTTACAAGGTATCCCCAAACATCTTTATGAGGCAGTTGATATTGACGGAGGTGGATGGCTGGCAAAGTTTAGAAACATAACAATTCCAATGCTTTCACCGGTAATATTTTTATGGTCAGTTCTGGAAATTATTTTTTCCTTACAGGTTTTTGTTGAGGCTTATATTATGACTCAGGGTGGTCCGCTCAATTCCACTATGTTTTATAATCTTTACTTATATAATAAGGCGTTCAATGATTTTGAAATGGGTTACGCTTCTGCACTTGCCTGGCTGTTGTTGGTTATCAGTCTTGTTATAACGGTAATCCAATTCCGGCTAAGCAAAAGGTGGGTGCATTATGATGGAGGTGCGAGGTGA
- a CDS encoding ABC transporter substrate-binding protein: MKHLINIVLSLAALIAMGLFLFMPDSKPPVDGKIRLKYWMVSALKELPFHVTEFNRTHPNIIVESTPLPWNEHEKKILTSILSEDPPDLVFLVTPVAKWATRLALTPLDDLIKRDSFDSTIFFSALWEEMRFKDNIYALPLYSNSYAFFYNKKLFRKAGLDPEKPPKTWNDVVEYSLKLTMKDSKGNFTQMGFIPTYGNVQTSVLMAWELGAQMLSDNGTKVSLTNQPTLDAFNWIVNFYNQYNIKDVSSFIAGFGFAEQHGFISEKLAMMVLDNSFPDQIKLYNKNLDYGVAEIPTFEGYAPVSSTGSWWLAIPRGAKNKEAAWELMKFAVQKNIQLTEAERQKELLFPSNKLAANDPAFLSLNHPNKIFVDLLEHSKTPTIVPLAHDVFWREFMGAQERVIHKIQSPLEALMQAEKTIQMHLNETIEYDNYVRSKVSIN, from the coding sequence ATGAAACACTTAATTAACATTGTACTAAGTCTGGCTGCTTTAATTGCTATGGGCTTATTCTTGTTTATGCCGGATAGCAAACCTCCAGTTGATGGTAAAATAAGATTAAAATACTGGATGGTTAGTGCATTGAAGGAATTGCCATTTCATGTAACTGAATTTAACCGTACTCATCCAAATATCATTGTGGAGTCAACACCTCTTCCATGGAACGAACACGAAAAAAAAATTCTTACATCAATATTAAGTGAAGATCCGCCGGATTTAGTTTTCCTTGTTACTCCCGTAGCAAAATGGGCTACAAGATTGGCTCTAACACCACTCGATGATTTGATAAAGCGGGATTCGTTTGATTCAACTATTTTCTTTTCTGCACTTTGGGAAGAAATGCGATTTAAAGATAATATCTACGCGCTACCGCTTTACTCAAACTCTTATGCATTCTTCTACAATAAAAAATTATTTAGAAAAGCCGGATTAGATCCAGAAAAACCTCCTAAAACTTGGAATGATGTTGTGGAATATTCATTAAAGTTGACTATGAAAGATTCTAAAGGGAATTTTACTCAGATGGGATTTATACCAACTTATGGAAATGTTCAAACCTCAGTACTAATGGCATGGGAACTTGGTGCCCAAATGCTATCGGATAATGGGACAAAAGTTAGTTTGACAAATCAACCTACTTTAGATGCTTTTAATTGGATTGTTAATTTTTATAACCAGTATAATATAAAAGATGTTTCTTCTTTTATAGCAGGATTTGGGTTTGCAGAACAACACGGTTTTATTTCTGAAAAACTTGCAATGATGGTTCTGGATAATTCATTTCCGGATCAAATTAAATTATATAATAAAAATCTTGATTATGGTGTAGCAGAAATTCCAACCTTTGAAGGATATGCACCAGTTTCTTCAACTGGCAGCTGGTGGTTAGCTATTCCACGAGGTGCTAAAAATAAAGAAGCAGCATGGGAGTTAATGAAATTTGCTGTTCAAAAAAATATCCAGCTAACAGAAGCAGAAAGACAGAAAGAGCTTTTGTTCCCATCAAATAAATTAGCAGCAAATGATCCTGCATTTTTATCTCTTAATCATCCGAACAAAATTTTTGTCGATCTACTTGAACACAGTAAAACTCCAACAATTGTACCGCTTGCACACGATGTATTTTGGCGAGAGTTTATGGGTGCGCAGGAACGCGTTATTCACAAAATTCAATCTCCACTGGAAGCATTGATGCAAGCAGAAAAAACGATTCAAATGCATTTAAATGAAACGATAGAATATGATAATTATGTTCGAAGTAAAGTTTCAATCAATTGA
- a CDS encoding GntR family transcriptional regulator → MVIEINHKSALPLHVQVERMLREMIELPEYSKGKLLPNEVELAKRLGISRNTVRHATNHLVYEGLLVRKKGIGTRVSNTNNVVTRLDNWHSFTQEMNGKGIAFKTYEIDVNWIIPEDAVTKFFSIPHDKEVICMERLRGLDEGPIVYFISYFHPRVGLSGKEDFSKPLYKLLEEEYATVVATSREEISAKLADEKIAKKLKIKVGSPVLKRKRFVLDPGGRPVEFNIGYYNAEHFTYLIEIQNGK, encoded by the coding sequence ATGGTAATAGAAATAAATCATAAAAGTGCACTTCCTCTACATGTTCAAGTTGAGAGGATGCTGAGAGAAATGATTGAGCTGCCGGAATACAGCAAAGGTAAATTGTTACCTAACGAAGTTGAGCTTGCAAAAAGATTAGGAATATCCCGTAATACTGTTAGACATGCCACTAATCATTTGGTATATGAAGGACTTCTTGTTAGAAAAAAAGGGATTGGAACAAGAGTATCCAATACCAACAATGTTGTTACCAGGTTAGACAACTGGCATAGTTTTACACAGGAAATGAATGGGAAGGGGATTGCATTTAAAACTTATGAAATTGATGTTAATTGGATAATACCGGAAGATGCAGTAACAAAATTCTTTTCTATACCGCATGATAAAGAAGTTATTTGTATGGAAAGACTGCGCGGTTTAGATGAAGGACCAATAGTTTATTTTATTTCTTATTTTCATCCAAGAGTTGGTTTATCCGGTAAGGAGGATTTTAGTAAACCTCTTTATAAATTGCTGGAAGAAGAGTACGCCACAGTGGTTGCTACTTCCCGTGAAGAGATAAGTGCAAAACTTGCCGATGAAAAGATTGCAAAAAAATTAAAGATCAAAGTTGGTTCTCCGGTTCTTAAAAGAAAAAGATTTGTACTCGATCCCGGTGGAAGACCGGTAGAATTCAATATCGGTTATTATAATGCTGAACATTTTACTTATTTGATTGAGATTCAAAATGGAAAGTAG
- a CDS encoding SDR family oxidoreductase: protein MNDKTEFQNNVALITGGAMGIGGAVARLLANRGAKILIVDRAEEAALKTISEIKADGNDAEFFKADVSNIQDCSDAVQNAINLYGKLDILSNNAGIQRYGTVESTPEDEWDEVMNINLKSVFYMCKFAIPHLKKTKGSIVNMTSVQAFATQRNVAAYTTSKHALIGLTRSMAIDYARDGIRVNCVAPGTVDTPMLHYAASLDPDPESVYENCKSMHPVGRIAKAEEVAEVVAFLASERASFVTGACYLVDGGLLLPIGGEPKTSRD, encoded by the coding sequence ATGAACGACAAAACAGAATTCCAGAATAACGTAGCTTTAATTACCGGAGGAGCCATGGGCATTGGTGGCGCAGTTGCCAGGCTACTTGCTAACAGGGGCGCAAAGATACTTATAGTTGACAGAGCCGAAGAAGCTGCACTCAAAACCATTTCGGAAATCAAAGCAGATGGAAATGATGCGGAATTCTTTAAAGCTGATGTTTCAAATATCCAGGACTGTTCTGATGCTGTTCAGAATGCAATTAATCTTTATGGCAAATTAGACATCCTCTCAAATAATGCAGGTATTCAACGTTATGGAACGGTTGAATCAACACCAGAAGATGAATGGGATGAAGTGATGAACATTAATCTAAAAAGTGTTTTTTATATGTGTAAGTTCGCCATCCCACATCTTAAGAAAACCAAAGGAAGCATAGTTAATATGACTTCCGTACAGGCATTTGCCACACAAAGAAATGTTGCAGCGTACACAACTTCCAAACATGCTTTGATTGGCTTAACAAGAAGTATGGCTATAGATTATGCCCGCGATGGAATACGCGTAAACTGCGTTGCACCCGGCACGGTTGATACACCAATGCTGCATTATGCTGCTTCACTTGATCCTGATCCGGAATCTGTTTATGAAAATTGCAAAAGCATGCACCCTGTTGGAAGAATTGCCAAAGCAGAAGAAGTTGCAGAAGTTGTTGCGTTTCTGGCTTCTGAACGAGCCTCGTTTGTTACAGGTGCCTGTTATCTGGTAGATGGAGGATTGCTTCTTCCTATCGGCGGTGAACCAAAAACATCCAGGGATTAA